In Lachancea thermotolerans CBS 6340 chromosome H complete sequence, a single genomic region encodes these proteins:
- a CDS encoding KLTH0H00154p (conserved hypothetical protein): MVRKAHLPLLASIASACATCPSISDVNVLSADDGSSSFWGTGLGAYIELTLSATEKGECWFSAPSNVFGNFPACPFSWDYGTVNSAGGNNYSIQFNQIPHGGVAKLGFLTSLAEGYKSSITSGKTDTYSFVTSSGEHKSSVSFNDFPSDQVYCGSCGTQQEGNSLSFDVSVPAAIIESAFTINIEKQQGYKFQTGGIKLYYTQSSNSFDEASNEQLVPSSSITDSSTEDKISIAFNGNLPSGCSGLRLSYDVAVLEEMTYYSSVCNVEFSSFSQQLTAYVYTKNHMGSIETPAVSKGPGCGSQTSSSSGYSSSTVTTLSPSTGFTSSSTSAAVTSATSSSGCDDGCDDGSGSSSSSSSPAAPTSSSGCDSGCDDNTATSSATPSTSTSSSSSSGTSCDSGCDENSGSGSGSGSGHGSGHYAGHGGRHNWGHNSGHKGGQGSGCKS, encoded by the coding sequence ATGGTCAGAAAAGCACACTTGCCACTCTTGGCCAGTATCGCGAGCGCTTGCGCAACATGCCCTTCGATTTCAGACGTCAACGTCCTTAGCGCAGACGATGGCTCCTCCTCGTTCTGGGGAACTGGACTCGGTGCATACATTGAGCTTACTCTTTCAGCAACAGAAAAGGGTGAATGCTGGTTTTCGGCCCCTTCGAACGTCTTTGGGaattttccagcttgtcCTTTTTCATGGGACTACGGTACTGTGAACTCTGCAGGGGGCAATAACTACTCGATTCAGTTTAACCAAATTCCACATGGGGGTGTTGCAAAGCTGGGATTCCTTACTAGCCTCGCAGAAGGCTACAAAAGCTCCATTACTAGTGGTAAGACCGATACGTACTCCTTTGTGACGTCTTCAGGCGAACACAAGTCATCCGTTTCTTTCAACGACTTCCCTTCTGACCAGGTCTACTGCGGTAGCTGTGGAACTCAGCAAGAGGGAAACTCTCTCTCATTTGATGTGAGCGTACCTGCCGCCATTATTGAAAGCGCCTTCACCATCAATATCGAAAAACAGCAGGGATACAAGTTTCAGACCGGAGGCATTAAGCTCTACTACACTCAAAGCTCAAACTCGTTTGATGAGGCCTCCAACGAACAGCTGGttccttcttcctcaatcaCCGATTCATCGACAGAGGACAAGATTTCAATTGCCTTCAACGGCAATCTTCCATCAGGCTGCTCGGGTCTCAGACTGAGCTACGATGTagcagttcttgaagagatgACATATTACTCAAGTGTTTGCAACGTTGAATTCTCAAGCTTTAGCCAACAACTAACTGCCTACGTCTACACAAAGAACCACATGGGCTCAATTGAAACTCCTGCTGTGAGTAAGGGCCCTGGTTGTGGCTCCCAAACTAGCTCTAGCTCTGGTTATAGCAGTTCGACTGTTACTACCCTCAGCCCATCGACAGGTTTTACCTCGAGCTCCACTTCCGCCGCAGTGACTAGCGCTACATCCAGCTCAGGATGCGATGATGGATGCGATGATGGATCAGGTTCTAGTTCGAGCTCGTCTTCTCCTGCAGCCCCAACTTCGAGTTCAGGATGCGACTCAGGATGCGACGACAATACTGCCACTTCTAGCGCAACCCCTAGCACGAGTACTAGTTCTAGCTCCAGCTCAGGCACCTCTTGTGACTCTGGATGTGACGAGAACTCAGGCTCTGGTTCCGGGAGTGGATCAGGACATGGCTCTGGTCATTACGCCGGCCATGGAGGGCGCCACAACTGGGGCCACAATTCAGGCCACAAAGGAGGCCAAGGGTCTGGCTGCAAATCCTAA
- a CDS encoding KLTH0H00132p (highly similar to uniprot|P40896 Saccharomyces cerevisiae YJL213W Hypothetical ORF) encodes MKTCTIDVNERNNKKLEDLVAPWRLKPLQNYYITNTNLIDVVEGKTHPEAYIFINEGKISKVNFGREPKSETSKDYEIIEGTGKYVMPGLFDNHVHMGAVPGEMGLAQLAMMPESVAVLRLRFTMEASLARGFTTVRDCGGIEGFVKAAVANGSLIGPRLITCGHAISQTGGHGDLRPGSLPASAFDSCSCHTGTVGVVADGVDGCYTAAREEFRRGADFIKMMGSGGVASPTDKITNLQFCHDEIKALVDVAKTYHTYVTAHVYTPEAIQNCIKLGVKGVEHGNLLDEETAELMAELGCYLTPTLVTYKIMASDQFGTFLGPVNRKKNAEVLGQGIDAIKIAQEKGVKICFGSDLLGPLGGYQTQEFFIRGKVQSARDVLLSATVTPAEMNGLGNKLGQVKPGFIADLLMMKSNPLEDVSIMDEPETNLVFVMKEGRIY; translated from the coding sequence ATGAAAACCTGTACTATTGACGTAAACGAgagaaacaacaaaaagttggagGATTTAGTCGCTCCTTGGCGGTTAAAACCACTACAAAACTATTACATCACTAACACCAACCTCATAGATGTGGTGGAAGGTAAAACTCATCCAGAAGCGTATATTTTCATAAACGAGGGCAAGATCTCTAAAGTCAACTTTGGCAGGGAACCTAAATCAGAAACCTCAAAAGATTACGAGATTATTGAAGGTACCGGAAAATATGTAATGCCAGGCCTCTTTGACAATCATGTCCACATGGGTGCAGTGCCAGGCGAAATGGGTTTAGCTCAACTAGCAATGATGCCCGAAAGTGTTGCCGTGTTAAGACTAAGGTTCACAATGGAAGCATCGTTGGCTAGAGGCTTTACGACAGTAAGAGACTGTGGAGGAATTGAAGGGTTTGTGAAAGCTGCGGTGGCAAATGGTTCCCTTATCGGCCCAAGGCTAATTACTTGTGGTCATGCGATCTCGCAGACGGGCGGTCATGGCGACTTGCGTCCTGGGAGCCTACCAGCAAGCGCGTTTGATAGCTGCTCCTGTCATACAGGGACGGTTGGTGTCGTTGCCGACGGTGTCGATGGGTGCTACACAGCTGCTAGAGAGGAGTTCCGCAGAGGCGCTGACTTTATCAAAATGATGGGCAGCGGAGGTGTGGCATCTCCTACTGATAAAATTACAAACCTTCAGTTTTGTCACGACGAAATTAAAGCTTTGGTTGATGTGGCCAAAACTTACCACACTTATGTCACTGCGCATGTTTACACGCCTGAAGCGATTCAGAACTGTATCAAACTTGGAGTCAAGGGTGTTGAGCATGGAAACCTTCTAGACGAAGAGACTGCCGAGCTCATGGCCGAGCTAGGGTGCTACTTGACTCCAACCTTAGTCACATATAAGATCATGGCGTCAGACCAATTCGGAACATTCCTGGGCCCGGTAAACCGTAAGAAAAACGCAGAGGTTCTCGGTCAAGGAATCGACGCAATAAAaattgctcaagaaaaggGGGTAAAGATCTGCTTTGGCTCTGATCTACTAGGCCCCTTAGGCGGATACCAGACACAAGAGTTTTTCATAAGAGGGAAAGTTCAGAGTGCTCGTGATGTCCTTTTATCTGCAACCGTGACTCCAGCAGAGATGAATGGTTTGGGCAACAAGCTCGGCCAGGTGAAGCCTGGATTTATTGCtgatttgttgatgatgaaatcTAATCCACTTGAAGATGTGAGCATTATGGATGAGCCAGAGACAAATTTGGTTTTTGTGATGAAGGAGGGAAGGATATATTAG
- a CDS encoding KLTH0H00198p (conserved hypothetical protein), with protein MLFIRKAAIGDLSDITNIIESAKIFLKSQNIDQWQNGYPNQEQARVDIAGGQCYVLICNNEVAAVGTITTDVDPSYTTIQGSWRKDSRKSYASLHRLAVSERFRGKHLAQELLSGMIMKCKELGFVDVRVDTHKQNKVMQALLVKNYFEYRGVIYKNENRSSRNAYQLLLH; from the coding sequence ATGCTCTTCATTCGGAAAGCCGCAATTGGTGACTTAAGCGACATTACAAACATTATAGAATCCGCCAAGATTTTTCTAAAGTCGCAAAATATTGACCAATGGCAGAATGGCTATCCCAATCAAGAGCAAGCAAGAGTCGATATAGCAGGAGGTCAATGTTATGTTTTGATTTGCAATAACGAGGTTGCTGCAGTTGGAACAATTACTACAGATGTTGATCCATCTTACACAACCATACAAGGAAGTTGGAGGAAagattcaagaaagagctatGCCTCTCTCCATCGTTTGGCTGTATCTGAGCGTTTTCGAGGGAAGCACCTGGCACAAGAATTGTTGTCCGGCATGATTATGAAATGTAAAGAACTGGGATTTGTTGATGTTAGAGTTGATACCCACAAGCAAAACAAAGTTATGCAAGCCTTATTAGTGAAGAATTATTTTGAATATCGAGGAGTTATCTACAAAAATGAGAATCGTTCCTCAAGAAACGCTTATCAATTACTCCTTCATTAG